One Panicum virgatum strain AP13 chromosome 3N, P.virgatum_v5, whole genome shotgun sequence DNA segment encodes these proteins:
- the LOC120663901 gene encoding uncharacterized protein LOC120663901 — protein MLRRAASTLDVHAAAWLRRLPRRPAMPLPPLAQLGSHHPRAQLQPRRGLPHLGGARGYRHMARRIPAARPDGYSTSEGELEEEPDEWAREEIPEPDAAGEEGDDSEGSEVEGYMLDFGALRDELGKKEEERPQRVDHASSGGARQVLEETPVRRRRV, from the coding sequence ATGCTCCggcgcgccgcctccacgctCGATGTGcacgcggcggcgtggctccgccgcctcccccgtaGGCCGGCGATGCCTCTGCCTCCGCTGGCGCAGCTGGGGAGCCACCACCCGCGGGCCCAGCTCCAACCCCGCCGCGGGCTCCCGCACCTGGGTGGCGCGCGGGGCTACCGGCACATGGCGCGGCGGAtcccggcggcgaggcccgACGGGTACTCCACCTCCGAAggcgagctggaggaggagccggacGAGTGGGCGCGCGAGGAGATCCCGGAGCCGGACGCCGCGGGCGAGGAGGGCGACGACTCGGAGGGCAGCGAGGTGGAGGGGTACATGCTGGACTTCGGCGCCCTCCGCGACGAACTCggcaagaaggaagaggagaggcCGCAGCGGGTGGATCACGCTTCGTCCGGCGGTGCTCGACAGGTGCTCGAGGAAACGCCTGTGAGGCGCCGCCGCGTCTAG
- the LOC120663906 gene encoding putative F-box protein At3g52320 isoform X2 — translation MDHPKRSTAAAPSLPDDALVEILSRLPAKSLCRFKCVSRAWRDLIADRLRCNRLPQTLEGFYVFDGDDETQGGSSDAGGVSPDRVVHGRFINALGKSSPLASFSFMGKQPGIEEFGLLRSCNGLLLFGHRRAGDSYDSLGYIVCNPATEQWVAVPSSGWKPLPLFDELEDPGSDSDTEIGWACTYLIFNPAVSKHFQLVEFISDDYVSVVSVEEEVLLLMACCTSVSPAFIMIHARI, via the exons ATGGACCACCCCAAGAGGAGCACGGCCGCGGCGCCCTCCCTGCCCGACGATGCCCTGGTGGAGATCCTCTCCCGCCTCCCCGCCAAATCCCTCTGCCGGTTCAAGTGCGTCTCCAGGGCCTGGCGCGACCTCATCGCCGACCGCCTCCGCTGCAACAGGCTCCCCCAAACCCTCGAGGGCTTCTACGTCTTCGACGGCGACGATGAGACGCAGGGCGGCAGCAGCGATGCCGGCGGCGTGAGCCCGGATCGCGTTGTCCACGGGCGCTTCATCAACGCGCTGGGTAAATCCTCGCCCCTTGCGTCTTTCTCGTTCATGGGGAAGCAGCCGGGGATCGAGGAATTCGGCCTCTTGCGTTCCTGCAACGGCCTTCTTCTCTTCGGCCACAGAAGGGCTGGAGATTCCTATGATTCACTGGGCTATATCGTCTGCAACCCTGCCACCGAGCAATGGGTGGCCGTGCCCAGCTCCGGCTGGAAACCTCTTCCCCTATTTGATGAGCTTGAGGACCCTGGCTCTGACTCCGACACTGAAATTGGCTGGGCTTGCACCTATTTGATTTTCAACCCTGCCGTGTCCAAGCACTTTCAGTTGGTCGAGTTCATTTCGGACGATTATGTAAGCGTTGTAAGCGTGGAAGAG GAAGTGCTGTTGTTAATGGCATGCTGCACCTCAGTGTCTCCAGCTTTCATAATGATACACGCCAGGATC
- the LOC120663903 gene encoding putative ubiquitin-conjugating enzyme E2 38 isoform X2: MVGGFWMKLCYLGRRNSHMDSSSNDQIGSSTENKSLEASGPELKFEYGKNEEEDYYFEDDDYGCYDNEEDGSEYELDPVDYNQLLADKFDHLDLPPGVEATVPWLQKVERDVPGKFKSMSEIEEEIAKKYNFFKQFDTVEDFSDHHYTKTSVGKARKEWAKRIQHEWSLLEKDLPALIYVRVSENRMDLLRAVIIGPQGTPYHDGLFFFDAHFPASYPATPPVVSYHSGGLRLNPNLYACGKVCLSLLGTWQGLSCEKWNPAQSTMLQVLISIQALVLNEKPYFNEPGYERYAKSPEGLWSALDYNDTTFLYSCRTMLYSLRRPPQHFEDLVAGHFRERGRAILAACKYYMEGHEVGSKVPEEDKDKKESQDGEGSSSSSMALTQQNKPAFRTNRNASFKPNLEVLFEELLMEFNVKGADTAKFRAQKLKNQQVAA, encoded by the exons ATGGTGGGAGGGTTTTGGATGAAGCTGTGTTATCTGGGTCGGAGAAATTCGCACATG GATTCTTCTTCTAACGATCAAATTGGATCGAGCACAGAGAATAAATCTCTCGAAGCATCTGGACCTGAGCTAAAATTTGAGTATGGGAAAAATGAGGAAGAAGATTActattttgaagatgatgattATGGCTGCTATGATAATGAGGAGGACGGGTCTGAATATGAGCTTGACCCAGTTGACTATAATCAACTGCTGGCtgataaatttgatcacttAGATCTGCCTCCAGGTGTGGAGGCTACAGTACCATGGTTGCAGAAAGTTGAAAGGGATGTGCCTGGCAAATTTAAGTCAATGTCAGAAATAGAGGAGGAAATTGCTAAGAAGTATAACTTTTTCAAACAGTTTGATACTGTTGAGGATTTCTCAGATCATCATTATACTAAAACTTCTGTCGGAAAG GCTAGGAAAGAATGGGCGAAAAGAATCCAACATGAATGGAGTCTCCTGGAAAAAGATTTACCAG CGTTAATATATGTTCGTGTATCGGAAAATCGAATGGACCTTCTCAGGGCTGTAATAATTGGGCCTCAAGGAACACCCTACCATGATGGCCTTTTCTTCTTTGATGCTCATTTCCCGGCTTCTTATCCTGCTACTCCCCCA GTGGTATCCTACCATTCAGGAGGGCTAAGGCTCAATCCAAATTTATATGCTTGTGGCAAAGTCTGTCTTAGCCTGCTAGGCACCTGGCAGGGGCTTTCTTGTGAGAAATGGAATCCAGCTCAGTCAACCATGCTTCAGGTCCTAATCTCCATTCAAGCTCTCGTATTGAATGAGAAGCCATACTTTAATGAGCCAGGATATGAACGTTATGCCAAAAGCCCTGAGGGACTGTGGTCTGCCTTGGATTATAATGATACAACATTTCTGTACTCATGCAGGACGATGTTATACTCACTTCGCAGACCTCCACAG CACTTTGAAGACCTTGTCGCGGGCCACTTCCGTGAACGTGGGCGTGCCATTCTAGCTGCATGCAAATACTACATGGAGGGCCATGAGGTTGGATCCAAAGTCCCTGAGGAGGACAAGGACAAGAAAGAGAGCCAAGATGGGGAAGGATCCAGCAGTAGCAGCATGGCTTTGACGCAGCAGAACAAGCCCGCATTCCGCACCAATCGCAATGCATCATTCAAGCCCAACCTGGAGGTTCTGTTTGAGGAGCTCCTGATGGAGTTTAATGTGAAGGGTGCCGACACGGCGAAGTTCCGTGCACAGAAGTTGAAGAACCAGCAGGTGGCTGCTTGA
- the LOC120663905 gene encoding aquaporin TIP4-2-like, protein MAKLVRKFVDSYDDGGDDAQDAGCVRAVLAELVLTFLFVFTGVSAAMAAGSGGKPGEAMPMATLAAVAIAHALAAGVLVTAGFHISGGHLNPAVTVAMMVRGHLSKLRTVLYVAAQLLASSLACILLRYLTGGTVTPVHALGAGIRPMQGLVMEVILTFSLLFVTYAMILDPRSQVRSIGPLLTGLIVGANSLAGGNFTGASMNPARSFGPALATGDWTHHWVYWLGPLLGGSLAAVVYESLFVVNKTHEPLLNGDC, encoded by the exons ATGGCGAAGCTGGTGCGGAAGTTTGTCGACTCctacgacgacggcggcgacgacgcccAGGACGCCGGCTGCGTGCGCGCCGTGCTGGCCGAGCTCGTCCTCACCTTCCTCTTCGTCTTCACCGGCGtctccgccgccatggccgccg GATCCGGCGGGAAGCCAGGCGAGGCCATGCCGATGGCGACGCTGGCCGCCGTGGCGATCGCGCACGCTCTGGCGGCGGGGGTACTGGTCACCGCGGGCTTCCACATCTCCGGCGGCCACCTGAACCCGGCGGTGACCGTGGCCATGATGGTGCGCGGTCACCTATCCAAGCTCCGGACGGTGCTGTACGTCGCCGCGCAGCTGCTGGCCTCCTCCCTCGCCTGCATCCTCCTCCGCTACCTCACCGGCGGCACG GTGACCCCGGTGCACGCCCTGGGCGCTGGCATCCGGCCGATGCAGGGCCTGGTGATGGAGGTGATCCtcaccttctccctcctcttcgTGACCTACGCCATGATCCTGGACCCGCGGAGCCAGGTCCGCAGCATCGGCCCGCTGCTCACGGGCCTCATCGTTGGCGCCAAcagcctcgccggcggcaactTCACCGGCGCGTCCATGAACCCGGCCCGGTCCTTCGGGCCGGCCCTGGCCACCGGGGACTGGACCCACCACTGGGTCTACTGGCTCGGCCCACTGCTGGGTGGGTCCCTCGCCGCGGTTGTCTATGAGTCCCTGTTCGTGGTCAACAAGACCCACGAGCCGCTGCTGAATGGCGACTGCTAA
- the LOC120663903 gene encoding putative ubiquitin-conjugating enzyme E2 38 isoform X1: MDAAGYPPMQGSGSASASASCRAADYSAAWDAAQQQKRQRCQDSSSNDQIGSSTENKSLEASGPELKFEYGKNEEEDYYFEDDDYGCYDNEEDGSEYELDPVDYNQLLADKFDHLDLPPGVEATVPWLQKVERDVPGKFKSMSEIEEEIAKKYNFFKQFDTVEDFSDHHYTKTSVGKARKEWAKRIQHEWSLLEKDLPALIYVRVSENRMDLLRAVIIGPQGTPYHDGLFFFDAHFPASYPATPPVVSYHSGGLRLNPNLYACGKVCLSLLGTWQGLSCEKWNPAQSTMLQVLISIQALVLNEKPYFNEPGYERYAKSPEGLWSALDYNDTTFLYSCRTMLYSLRRPPQHFEDLVAGHFRERGRAILAACKYYMEGHEVGSKVPEEDKDKKESQDGEGSSSSSMALTQQNKPAFRTNRNASFKPNLEVLFEELLMEFNVKGADTAKFRAQKLKNQQVAA, encoded by the exons ATGGACGCCGCAGG GTACCCGCCCATGCAGGGGAGCgggtccgcctccgcctccgcgtcatgccgcgccgccgactATTCCGCCGCGTGGGACGCCGCGCAGCAGCAGAAGCGCCAGCGCTGCCAG GATTCTTCTTCTAACGATCAAATTGGATCGAGCACAGAGAATAAATCTCTCGAAGCATCTGGACCTGAGCTAAAATTTGAGTATGGGAAAAATGAGGAAGAAGATTActattttgaagatgatgattATGGCTGCTATGATAATGAGGAGGACGGGTCTGAATATGAGCTTGACCCAGTTGACTATAATCAACTGCTGGCtgataaatttgatcacttAGATCTGCCTCCAGGTGTGGAGGCTACAGTACCATGGTTGCAGAAAGTTGAAAGGGATGTGCCTGGCAAATTTAAGTCAATGTCAGAAATAGAGGAGGAAATTGCTAAGAAGTATAACTTTTTCAAACAGTTTGATACTGTTGAGGATTTCTCAGATCATCATTATACTAAAACTTCTGTCGGAAAG GCTAGGAAAGAATGGGCGAAAAGAATCCAACATGAATGGAGTCTCCTGGAAAAAGATTTACCAG CGTTAATATATGTTCGTGTATCGGAAAATCGAATGGACCTTCTCAGGGCTGTAATAATTGGGCCTCAAGGAACACCCTACCATGATGGCCTTTTCTTCTTTGATGCTCATTTCCCGGCTTCTTATCCTGCTACTCCCCCA GTGGTATCCTACCATTCAGGAGGGCTAAGGCTCAATCCAAATTTATATGCTTGTGGCAAAGTCTGTCTTAGCCTGCTAGGCACCTGGCAGGGGCTTTCTTGTGAGAAATGGAATCCAGCTCAGTCAACCATGCTTCAGGTCCTAATCTCCATTCAAGCTCTCGTATTGAATGAGAAGCCATACTTTAATGAGCCAGGATATGAACGTTATGCCAAAAGCCCTGAGGGACTGTGGTCTGCCTTGGATTATAATGATACAACATTTCTGTACTCATGCAGGACGATGTTATACTCACTTCGCAGACCTCCACAG CACTTTGAAGACCTTGTCGCGGGCCACTTCCGTGAACGTGGGCGTGCCATTCTAGCTGCATGCAAATACTACATGGAGGGCCATGAGGTTGGATCCAAAGTCCCTGAGGAGGACAAGGACAAGAAAGAGAGCCAAGATGGGGAAGGATCCAGCAGTAGCAGCATGGCTTTGACGCAGCAGAACAAGCCCGCATTCCGCACCAATCGCAATGCATCATTCAAGCCCAACCTGGAGGTTCTGTTTGAGGAGCTCCTGATGGAGTTTAATGTGAAGGGTGCCGACACGGCGAAGTTCCGTGCACAGAAGTTGAAGAACCAGCAGGTGGCTGCTTGA